In Janthinobacterium sp. J1-1, a single genomic region encodes these proteins:
- the flgN gene encoding flagellar export chaperone FlgN, with translation MTAPRKGLTRQEAVQRVLQGITDDRHGYAELLALLEEQFQATLRHQTGQLKVLAEQIVAAVEPLDGRRRQRMSLVTALLGPKADMTQLFALLQADARGKAVANWEELEQMVLECKRLNTRNSQLLTEQYTTMQRVLHGEEHIYAPS, from the coding sequence ATGACCGCGCCACGCAAGGGCCTCACGCGCCAGGAAGCCGTGCAGCGGGTACTGCAGGGCATCACCGATGACCGCCACGGTTATGCCGAACTGCTGGCTTTGCTGGAAGAACAATTCCAGGCCACCCTGCGCCACCAGACCGGGCAATTGAAAGTATTGGCCGAACAGATCGTCGCCGCGGTCGAGCCGCTCGATGGCCGCCGCCGCCAGCGCATGAGCCTGGTCACCGCCCTGCTCGGCCCCAAGGCCGACATGACACAGCTGTTTGCGCTGCTGCAGGCGGACGCGCGTGGCAAAGCCGTCGCCAACTGGGAAGAACTGGAACAGATGGTGCTTGAATGCAAGCGCTTGAACACCCGCAACAGCCAGCTGTTAACGGAACAATACACGACCATGCAGCGCGTGCTGCATGGCGAGGAACATATCTATGCGCCAAGCTGA
- a CDS encoding rod-binding protein codes for MNFSIDNSSGALPSALDDQSPAAAAPTDPRYAAKATEAAVKFEAFFISHMLRQMRSGTREMAGEDSVYKDPVNSDMQELADNLVADKMAGQRAFGIADAILRQLLPAAAAPAPRIDVTSDKVAAGLNKST; via the coding sequence ATGAATTTCTCCATCGACAACAGCAGCGGCGCCCTGCCTTCGGCGCTGGACGACCAGTCGCCCGCCGCGGCGGCGCCCACCGATCCGCGCTATGCGGCCAAGGCCACCGAGGCGGCGGTCAAGTTCGAAGCCTTCTTCATCTCGCACATGCTGCGCCAGATGCGCTCGGGCACGCGCGAGATGGCCGGCGAAGACAGCGTCTACAAGGACCCCGTCAACAGCGACATGCAGGAGCTGGCCGACAACCTGGTGGCCGACAAGATGGCCGGCCAGCGCGCGTTCGGCATCGCCGACGCCATCTTGCGCCAGCTGCTGCCGGCCGCAGCGGCGCCAGCCCCGAGGATCGATGTCACATCGGACAAAGTTGCAGCCGGACTTAATAAGTCAACATAA
- the flgH gene encoding flagellar basal body L-ring protein FlgH: MQATRQAIAVLLAAVLLAGCASRPAAPVAPTFSEEPLVAQRGSGRGGVAGGVFNPDAGMSLTSDSRAFRVGDVVTVALQETTQASKKAGTSFNKGSSVGVQAANILGKTFPKTGIDLSADRNFAGDSTSTQQNALSGAITVIVQEVLPNGLLRVQGEKTLTLNQGEEFVRLRGYLRAADIDSNNQVSSLRIANARIAYSGQGTLAEANTPGWLTRFFVGPWMPF, encoded by the coding sequence ATGCAAGCGACCAGGCAAGCCATCGCGGTGCTGCTGGCGGCTGTGCTGCTGGCCGGCTGCGCCAGCCGTCCGGCCGCGCCGGTGGCGCCGACGTTTTCGGAAGAGCCGCTGGTGGCGCAGCGCGGCAGTGGCCGCGGCGGCGTGGCCGGCGGCGTGTTCAACCCCGATGCCGGCATGTCGCTGACCTCCGACAGCCGCGCCTTCCGCGTCGGCGACGTGGTCACCGTGGCGCTGCAGGAAACCACCCAGGCCAGCAAGAAGGCCGGCACCTCCTTCAACAAGGGTTCCTCGGTGGGCGTGCAGGCGGCCAACATCCTGGGCAAGACCTTCCCCAAGACCGGCATCGACCTGTCGGCCGACCGCAATTTCGCCGGCGACTCGACCAGCACGCAGCAAAATGCGCTGTCGGGCGCGATCACCGTGATCGTGCAGGAAGTGCTGCCGAACGGGCTGCTGCGGGTGCAGGGCGAAAAGACCCTGACCCTGAACCAGGGCGAGGAATTCGTGCGCCTGCGCGGCTACCTGCGCGCGGCCGACATCGATTCGAACAACCAGGTATCGTCCTTGCGCATCGCCAATGCGCGTATCGCCTATTCCGGCCAGGGCACCCTGGCCGAAGCCAATACCCCGGGCTGGCTGACGCGCTTTTTCGTCGGTCCATGGATGCCGTTTTAA
- a CDS encoding flagellar hook-basal body complex protein — protein MSFDIALSGIQAINEQLTASSNNIANAGTYGFRSSRANFSSMYAGDRATGVEIGSTTQSMSVNGGVLNTGRTLDAAIDGRGYFVSRDAQNTLSYSRVGIFSASSSGYLTDSNGKMVQGYAPAAKGSTTLGPMGDMKIPTGQIPAQATENLSYVANLSSEWTIKDGTKFDKTDIQTYNSAKVSVLYDSLGAKHTLSQYFVKTDASTVEVHYTLDDKPMMQQPLATPAKEMVSTLLFGTDGQLAKVNGAAPNNEPVAPAVRGADWKPTFDAVKMGDPIANSGAAALAFNLNYSDTTLYAGETTTSTNKSDGYASGTYTGVELASDGSIMAKYTNGETKNVGTIALANFADEGALTAADNTSWTASTASGAPLYERPGVGMAGKLATSSLEQSNVDITTELVGLMTSQRNYQANSKVLSTENAMLQSLMQAL, from the coding sequence ATGAGTTTCGACATCGCACTGTCCGGCATCCAGGCCATCAACGAGCAACTGACCGCCTCGAGTAACAATATCGCCAACGCCGGCACCTACGGTTTCCGCAGCAGCCGCGCCAACTTCTCGTCGATGTACGCAGGCGACCGCGCCACCGGTGTCGAAATCGGTTCAACCACGCAAAGCATGAGCGTCAACGGCGGCGTGCTGAACACCGGCCGCACCCTGGACGCCGCCATCGATGGCCGTGGCTACTTTGTCAGCCGCGATGCGCAAAACACCCTGAGCTACAGCCGCGTCGGCATTTTCAGCGCCTCGAGCAGCGGCTACCTGACCGATTCGAACGGCAAGATGGTGCAGGGCTACGCGCCTGCCGCCAAAGGCAGCACCACGCTAGGTCCGATGGGCGACATGAAAATCCCGACCGGCCAGATCCCCGCGCAGGCGACCGAAAACCTGTCCTACGTCGCCAACCTGTCGTCCGAGTGGACCATCAAGGACGGCACCAAGTTCGACAAGACCGACATCCAGACCTACAACAGCGCCAAGGTATCGGTGCTGTACGATTCGCTGGGCGCCAAGCACACGCTGAGCCAGTATTTCGTCAAGACCGATGCCAGCACGGTCGAAGTGCACTACACGCTCGACGACAAGCCTATGATGCAGCAGCCACTGGCGACGCCAGCGAAAGAAATGGTAAGTACGTTGCTGTTCGGCACCGATGGCCAGCTGGCGAAAGTCAACGGCGCCGCGCCGAACAATGAACCGGTGGCACCGGCAGTGAGGGGCGCCGACTGGAAACCGACTTTCGACGCGGTCAAGATGGGCGACCCGATCGCCAACTCCGGCGCGGCCGCGCTGGCGTTCAACCTGAACTACTCGGACACCACCCTGTACGCCGGCGAAACGACCACCTCGACCAACAAGTCGGACGGCTACGCCTCGGGCACCTACACCGGCGTGGAGCTGGCGTCGGACGGCTCGATCATGGCGAAATATACCAATGGCGAAACCAAGAATGTCGGCACCATCGCGCTGGCCAACTTTGCCGACGAAGGCGCCCTGACCGCCGCCGACAACACCAGCTGGACCGCCTCGACCGCTTCCGGCGCGCCGCTGTACGAGCGTCCTGGCGTGGGCATGGCCGGCAAGCTGGCCACCAGCTCGCTGGAACAGTCGAACGTCGACATCACCACCGAACTGGTGGGCCTGATGACCTCGCAGCGCAACTACCAGGCCAACTCGAAAGTGCTGTCGACCGAGAACGCCATGCTGCAATCGCTGATGCAAGCGTTGTAA
- a CDS encoding flagellar basal body rod protein FlgF — protein MDALIYTAMSGADRALRAQQVHANNLANIETGGFRANLEVSTAQPLQNGYGYDDRHMAQTQSSAINTRTGTVKETGRDLDVAITGNGFLTVQWQNGEAYTRAGAMNLDETGALTINGRPVLGEGGPITLPEHTSVSIGVDGSISIQVPGTAQMQVVDKLKLVNSETGELTKNEAGLIVTRGGANLQADPNVQVRGRHIEGSNVSAVEEMIATMSLNRSFEVQMKIFKASDSMTESGNRLLGA, from the coding sequence ATGGATGCGCTGATTTACACCGCCATGAGCGGCGCCGACCGTGCCCTGCGGGCACAACAGGTACACGCCAACAACCTGGCCAACATCGAAACGGGCGGCTTTCGTGCCAACCTGGAGGTGTCGACCGCGCAGCCGCTGCAAAACGGCTACGGCTACGACGATCGCCACATGGCGCAGACGCAGTCGAGCGCCATCAACACGCGCACCGGCACCGTCAAGGAAACCGGCCGCGATCTCGACGTGGCGATCACCGGCAACGGCTTTCTGACGGTGCAATGGCAAAACGGCGAAGCCTACACGCGCGCCGGCGCCATGAACCTCGATGAAACGGGCGCGCTAACCATCAACGGCCGGCCGGTGCTGGGCGAAGGTGGCCCGATCACCCTGCCCGAGCACACCAGCGTCTCGATCGGCGTCGACGGTTCGATTTCGATCCAGGTCCCGGGCACGGCGCAGATGCAGGTGGTCGACAAGCTCAAGCTGGTCAACTCCGAAACGGGCGAGCTGACCAAGAACGAAGCCGGGCTGATCGTCACGCGTGGCGGCGCCAACCTGCAGGCCGATCCGAACGTGCAGGTGCGCGGCCGCCATATCGAAGGCAGCAACGTGTCGGCGGTCGAGGAAATGATCGCCACCATGAGCCTGAACCGCAGTTTTGAAGTGCAGATGAAAATATTCAAGGCCAGCGATTCCATGACTGAATCGGGCAACCGCCTGCTTGGCGCCTGA
- the flgM gene encoding flagellar biosynthesis anti-sigma factor FlgM — MKISSGAAGATLRNSAVAPAEAIAENAGAAAAAGGSSAGAELQSAVLQPAMAALRAMPDVDHEKVAMLRDALARGELPFDPSKIAGLIQRFHGSDA; from the coding sequence ATGAAAATCTCCTCGGGAGCCGCCGGCGCCACGCTGCGCAACTCCGCCGTGGCGCCCGCCGAGGCGATCGCCGAGAATGCCGGCGCCGCGGCGGCCGCCGGCGGTTCGTCGGCCGGCGCGGAACTGCAGTCGGCCGTGTTGCAGCCGGCCATGGCGGCGCTGCGCGCCATGCCCGATGTCGACCATGAAAAAGTGGCCATGTTGCGCGATGCGCTGGCCAGGGGCGAGCTGCCGTTCGACCCGTCCAAGATTGCCGGCCTGATCCAGCGCTTTCACGGCAGCGACGCATGA
- a CDS encoding flagellar hook capping FlgD N-terminal domain-containing protein: METSLFTNSTSGGTTSNAVASQNNATQDMFTKLLVAQIRNQDPLAPTDPSQFVNQLTQQAQTEAMQNLSTLTSANASVLQSMQVLALGAQVGSEVMVNSSTVQLESGKVSGSIALSSNSSKTTLTLKDAFDKEYTIELGAKSAGNVPFTIDPEKLGLPAGTYTMAVTTSSGEKPSVDIAGKLSSVRLSATGSMILNVANLGEVSPGAITGFNGKTS; encoded by the coding sequence ATGGAAACGAGCCTCTTTACAAACAGCACCAGCGGTGGCACGACCAGCAACGCCGTCGCCTCGCAAAACAACGCCACGCAGGACATGTTCACCAAGCTGCTGGTGGCGCAGATCCGCAACCAGGACCCACTGGCGCCAACCGACCCCAGCCAGTTCGTCAACCAGTTGACGCAGCAGGCGCAGACCGAAGCGATGCAAAACCTGTCGACCCTGACCAGCGCCAACGCCAGCGTACTGCAGAGCATGCAGGTGCTGGCCCTGGGCGCTCAGGTGGGCTCGGAAGTCATGGTCAACAGCAGCACGGTACAGCTCGAAAGCGGCAAGGTCAGCGGCAGCATCGCCCTGTCGTCCAACAGCAGCAAGACCACCCTGACCTTGAAAGATGCGTTCGACAAGGAATACACGATCGAACTGGGCGCCAAATCGGCCGGTAACGTGCCGTTTACCATCGACCCGGAAAAGCTGGGCCTGCCAGCCGGCACCTATACGATGGCGGTGACCACCAGCAGCGGCGAGAAGCCGTCGGTCGATATCGCCGGCAAGCTGAGCAGTGTTCGCCTGTCGGCCACCGGCAGCATGATCCTCAACGTCGCCAACCTCGGTGAAGTCAGCCCTGGCGCGATCACCGGCTTCAACGGCAAGACCTCCTGA
- the flgG gene encoding flagellar basal-body rod protein FlgG — protein sequence MNPAMWISKTGVQAQDAKLQAIANNLANVNTVGFKRDRVVFEDLFYQVDQQPGAQRADNTLSPSGVQLGNGTHMVGTQKVFTTGSLQTTSREFDVAITGNGFLQVLRPNGEAAYTRAGQLGINENGVMVNAQGLPLVPQITVPNNATGITIGENGMVSATVPGNVAGTQLGQLTLSSFINPTGLLALGENLFQETAASGAPTEGNPGEGALGKLKQFALEGSNVQVVEEMVDMIAAQRTYEMNTKVLSAADNMLQYLAQAAR from the coding sequence ATGAATCCAGCAATGTGGATCAGCAAGACCGGTGTGCAGGCGCAAGACGCCAAGCTGCAAGCCATCGCCAACAACCTGGCCAACGTCAACACGGTCGGTTTCAAGCGCGACCGCGTAGTGTTCGAAGACCTGTTCTACCAGGTCGACCAGCAGCCGGGCGCGCAGCGTGCCGACAATACCCTGTCGCCGTCGGGCGTACAGCTCGGCAACGGTACCCACATGGTCGGCACGCAAAAGGTGTTTACCACCGGCAGCCTGCAAACCACCAGCCGCGAATTCGACGTCGCCATCACCGGCAACGGCTTTTTGCAGGTGCTGCGCCCGAACGGCGAAGCGGCCTACACGCGCGCCGGCCAGCTGGGCATCAATGAAAATGGCGTGATGGTCAACGCCCAGGGCTTGCCGCTGGTGCCGCAGATCACCGTGCCCAACAACGCCACCGGCATCACCATCGGTGAAAACGGCATGGTCTCGGCGACGGTGCCCGGCAATGTGGCCGGCACCCAGCTGGGCCAGCTGACCCTGAGCAGCTTCATCAACCCGACCGGCCTGCTGGCCCTGGGCGAAAACCTGTTCCAGGAAACCGCCGCCAGCGGCGCGCCGACCGAAGGCAATCCCGGCGAAGGCGCCCTGGGCAAGCTCAAGCAATTCGCGCTGGAAGGCTCGAATGTGCAGGTGGTCGAAGAAATGGTCGACATGATCGCGGCCCAGCGTACCTATGAAATGAACACCAAGGTGCTGTCGGCGGCCGACAATATGCTGCAATACCTGGCGCAAGCGGCACGCTGA
- a CDS encoding flagellar basal body P-ring protein FlgI, with protein sequence MRFRSALPATLLLAAFCSMSLPATAAQVLRNLVSIEGVRDNPLVGYGLVVGLNGSGDTTQVKFSSQSVVNMLKQFGVKLPDGAESKSKNVATVMVSAVFPPGYRRGQAIDVTVSSLGDAKSLRGGTLLLTQLRAADNETYALAQGNVVVGGLSASGQSGSSVTVNTPTSGRIPNGANIEREILSDFSTKPTVTLNLRHPHFETATNIVEAVNRRFGAVATTSDATSVEVIAPENPTQRVAFMAKLQALSVDVGTDMPKVVFNSRTGTVVIAEGLRVKAAAVTHGSLKVVISESSAVSQPAPFGAGQTTVTPQSKVTVDQGNGKMFKWPEGAKLQAIIDVVNSLGASPDDIMAILQALDQAGAIEGELVVI encoded by the coding sequence ATGAGATTTCGTTCCGCCCTGCCCGCCACCTTGCTGCTGGCCGCCTTTTGCAGCATGTCGCTGCCCGCCACGGCGGCGCAAGTACTGCGCAACCTGGTCAGCATCGAAGGCGTGCGTGACAATCCGCTGGTCGGTTACGGCCTGGTGGTCGGCCTGAACGGCAGCGGCGACACCACCCAGGTGAAGTTTTCCAGCCAGTCGGTGGTCAACATGCTCAAGCAGTTCGGCGTCAAGCTGCCCGACGGCGCCGAATCGAAAAGCAAGAACGTCGCCACCGTGATGGTCAGCGCCGTGTTTCCGCCCGGCTACCGCCGCGGCCAGGCGATCGACGTCACGGTGTCCTCGCTGGGCGACGCGAAAAGCCTGCGTGGCGGCACCTTGCTGCTGACGCAGCTGCGCGCGGCCGACAACGAAACCTACGCCCTGGCGCAAGGCAACGTGGTGGTCGGCGGCCTGAGCGCCAGCGGCCAGAGCGGCTCGTCGGTCACGGTCAATACGCCGACCTCGGGACGCATCCCGAACGGCGCCAATATCGAACGCGAGATCCTCAGCGACTTTTCCACCAAGCCGACCGTCACGCTCAATTTGCGCCATCCCCATTTCGAGACGGCGACCAATATCGTCGAAGCCGTCAACCGCCGTTTCGGCGCCGTCGCCACCACCAGCGACGCCACCAGCGTGGAAGTGATCGCCCCCGAAAACCCGACCCAGCGCGTGGCCTTCATGGCCAAGCTGCAGGCGCTCAGCGTCGACGTCGGCACCGACATGCCCAAGGTGGTCTTCAATTCGCGTACCGGCACGGTGGTCATCGCCGAAGGCCTGCGCGTGAAAGCGGCGGCCGTCACCCACGGTTCGCTGAAAGTGGTCATTTCCGAGAGTTCGGCGGTCAGCCAGCCGGCGCCGTTCGGTGCCGGCCAGACCACCGTCACGCCGCAATCGAAGGTGACGGTCGACCAGGGCAACGGCAAGATGTTCAAATGGCCGGAAGGCGCCAAGCTGCAGGCCATCATCGACGTGGTCAACAGCCTGGGCGCCTCGCCCGACGATATCATGGCGATCCTGCAGGCGCTGGACCAGGCCGGCGCCATCGAAGGCGAACTGGTGGTGATCTGA
- a CDS encoding glucosaminidase domain-containing protein yields the protein MRQADFFASNARPLAATLPTSATTAIQSNVRATASTASFSSVFQQVQGEVATFIEHGGGNASMLSPEGRAWSANSAPANVLGAISQGGEIGEVQQQFLSSIKPWTEETGARLGVAPEIVAAHAALESGWGQRPLRQGTADTHNLFGIKAGAKWQGEVTNALTTEYAGDSGTALKKTERFRSYPDQASAFRDYAQVLLDNPRYRAALNTGADASAFAQGLARGGYATDPNYAAKLSQLAARLQRTAAAD from the coding sequence ATGCGCCAAGCTGATTTTTTTGCAAGCAATGCCCGCCCATTGGCGGCCACCTTGCCGACCAGCGCCACCACCGCCATCCAGAGCAATGTGCGCGCCACCGCCTCCACCGCCAGCTTCAGCAGCGTGTTCCAGCAGGTGCAGGGCGAAGTGGCGACATTTATCGAGCACGGTGGCGGCAACGCCAGCATGCTCAGTCCCGAGGGCAGGGCCTGGTCGGCCAACAGCGCGCCAGCCAATGTGCTCGGTGCGATCAGCCAAGGGGGCGAGATCGGCGAAGTGCAGCAGCAGTTTTTATCGTCGATCAAGCCGTGGACCGAGGAAACCGGCGCGCGCCTGGGCGTGGCGCCGGAAATCGTCGCCGCCCACGCCGCGCTGGAATCGGGCTGGGGCCAGCGTCCGCTGCGCCAGGGCACGGCCGATACGCACAATCTGTTCGGCATCAAGGCCGGCGCCAAATGGCAGGGGGAAGTGACCAACGCCCTGACCACCGAATACGCGGGCGACAGCGGCACGGCGCTGAAAAAGACCGAGCGCTTTCGCAGCTATCCGGACCAGGCCAGCGCCTTTCGCGATTATGCGCAAGTGCTGCTCGACAACCCGCGCTACCGCGCCGCGCTCAATACGGGCGCCGACGCCAGCGCGTTTGCGCAAGGCCTGGCGCGCGGCGGCTATGCCACCGACCCCAACTACGCGGCCAAGCTGAGCCAGCTGGCAGCGCGCCTGCAACGCACTGCCGCAGCCGACTGA
- the flgB gene encoding flagellar basal body rod protein FlgB, which yields MGINFKDALGVHADVLALRADRTRVLAANIANENTPGFQARDMDFGSALQQLQDNEAGLLSTDDDASSLYRVPYHPSRDGNTVEIGVEQAAFSQNATDFQTSLTFVNMKLKGLAKAISGQ from the coding sequence ATGGGGATTAATTTCAAGGACGCACTGGGTGTGCACGCCGATGTGCTGGCCTTGCGTGCCGACCGCACGCGTGTGCTGGCGGCCAATATCGCCAACGAAAACACGCCGGGCTTCCAGGCCAGGGACATGGATTTCGGCAGCGCCTTGCAGCAACTGCAAGACAACGAGGCCGGCCTGCTGTCGACCGACGACGACGCCAGTTCGCTGTACCGCGTGCCCTACCACCCCAGCCGCGATGGCAACACCGTCGAGATCGGCGTGGAACAGGCCGCCTTCTCGCAGAACGCCACCGACTTCCAGACCAGCCTGACCTTCGTCAACATGAAACTCAAAGGGCTGGCCAAGGCCATCTCGGGACAATAA
- the flgK gene encoding flagellar hook-associated protein FlgK codes for MSMISNALSGSIAAQAALGAASQNIANLQTPGYTRQGVLLTSLSSGAGVRSAGNGVEVGALMRFSDAYKSQQMWRAASDQGLRSQAQPYLTQLERVMGDEKSSISNGIDGFFTALNAAAVDPTSTPLRQQIVTSADAMAQHFNSINNVMNNQVLSLHQQRAAMMPQANTALQNIAALNQRISTSTAAGTNVSALIDARDQLIDGLAAQMAIEVNSQPDGSMNISLKSGQPLVIGNMSSTLTSSENAVGEQSITLKFANSTFKLDSIAIGGQIGGLGEFEQNTLQPLQQSLRDLGKTLTDNINNQLNQGQTMAGTAGPNLFEYTDGVMSIKKNFTAADLALASAGGAAGDSKNLQSLIDIKNKPITVSWVGEVLISDADTQLVGKLGIASQQNQALLKTADTVRTQAVNDWNATSAVNKDEEAMNLVEFQNMYQANMKVISVANTLFDATLAMMG; via the coding sequence ATGAGCATGATCAGCAATGCCCTGTCGGGCAGCATCGCCGCGCAAGCGGCGCTTGGTGCAGCCAGCCAGAATATCGCCAACCTGCAGACCCCGGGCTATACGCGCCAGGGCGTGCTGCTGACATCGCTCTCTTCCGGCGCTGGCGTGCGGTCGGCCGGCAACGGCGTGGAAGTGGGCGCCCTGATGCGTTTCAGCGACGCCTACAAAAGCCAGCAGATGTGGCGCGCCGCGTCGGACCAGGGCTTGCGCTCGCAGGCCCAGCCTTACCTGACCCAGCTCGAACGCGTGATGGGCGATGAAAAGTCCAGCATCAGCAACGGCATCGACGGCTTTTTCACGGCCCTGAATGCGGCCGCCGTCGATCCGACCTCGACCCCGCTGCGCCAGCAGATCGTCACTTCGGCCGACGCCATGGCCCAGCATTTCAACAGCATCAACAACGTGATGAACAACCAGGTGCTGTCGCTGCACCAGCAGCGCGCCGCGATGATGCCTCAAGCCAATACCGCGCTGCAGAACATCGCCGCGCTGAACCAGCGCATTTCGACCTCGACTGCGGCCGGCACCAACGTCTCGGCGCTGATCGATGCCCGCGACCAGCTGATCGACGGCCTGGCTGCGCAGATGGCGATCGAAGTCAACAGCCAGCCGGACGGTTCGATGAATATTTCATTGAAGAGCGGCCAGCCGCTGGTGATCGGCAACATGTCGAGCACGCTGACCAGCAGCGAGAACGCGGTTGGCGAACAAAGCATCACGCTGAAGTTCGCCAACTCGACCTTCAAGCTCGACAGTATCGCCATCGGCGGCCAGATCGGCGGCCTGGGCGAATTCGAGCAAAATACCCTGCAGCCGCTGCAGCAGTCGCTGCGCGACCTGGGCAAGACGCTGACCGACAATATCAACAATCAGCTGAACCAGGGCCAGACCATGGCCGGCACCGCCGGTCCCAACCTGTTCGAGTACACCGACGGCGTAATGTCAATCAAGAAGAATTTTACGGCGGCCGACCTGGCGCTGGCCAGCGCCGGCGGCGCCGCCGGCGACAGCAAGAACCTGCAAAGCCTGATCGACATCAAGAACAAGCCGATCACTGTCAGCTGGGTGGGCGAAGTGCTGATCAGCGACGCCGATACCCAGCTGGTGGGCAAGCTGGGCATTGCCAGCCAGCAGAACCAGGCCTTGCTGAAAACGGCCGACACGGTGCGCACGCAGGCGGTCAACGACTGGAACGCCACCAGCGCCGTGAACAAGGACGAAGAAGCGATGAACCTGGTGGAATTCCAGAATATGTACCAGGCGAACATGAAAGTCATTTCAGTCGCCAACACCTTGTTTGACGCCACTTTGGCAATGATGGGTTAA
- the flgA gene encoding flagellar basal body P-ring formation chaperone FlgA, whose translation MTSLYSSAGRAELPADNIFLQVQQLAQEQLAQQAASAGLLEPLFQVTVVKTTRVMPACPVRVALEALDSRSPQRMRFVASCPGAAGWRYEILARASISAKVAVTGVPVTANTPLQAGDVALERRDVTMVADSIASLPAVVGQSSRRSLRAGEVLRESQLASPVLVRRGSTVNIVARKEQVQVSTAGVAMDPGAQGEIIRVRNAASGTVIRAVVTEAGTVAPADLLGR comes from the coding sequence ATGACCAGCCTCTATAGTAGTGCAGGACGGGCCGAATTGCCAGCCGACAATATATTTTTGCAAGTGCAGCAATTGGCCCAGGAGCAGCTGGCGCAGCAGGCCGCCTCTGCCGGGCTGCTGGAACCGCTGTTCCAGGTGACTGTTGTAAAAACCACGCGTGTCATGCCCGCGTGCCCGGTGCGGGTCGCGCTCGAGGCCCTCGACAGCCGTTCGCCGCAGCGCATGCGCTTTGTCGCCAGCTGCCCGGGAGCGGCGGGCTGGCGCTATGAAATACTGGCGCGCGCCAGCATCAGCGCCAAGGTCGCGGTGACCGGCGTGCCGGTCACCGCCAACACGCCGCTGCAGGCCGGCGACGTGGCCCTGGAGCGGCGCGACGTGACGATGGTGGCCGACAGCATCGCTTCGCTGCCGGCGGTGGTGGGACAGTCGAGCCGGCGCAGCCTGCGCGCCGGCGAGGTGTTGCGGGAAAGCCAGCTGGCGTCGCCGGTGCTGGTGCGGCGCGGCAGTACCGTCAACATCGTTGCGCGAAAGGAACAGGTACAGGTCAGTACGGCGGGAGTGGCGATGGATCCGGGCGCGCAGGGCGAGATCATCCGCGTGCGCAACGCCGCCAGCGGCACCGTGATCCGCGCCGTGGTGACGGAGGCGGGCACGGTGGCGCCGGCGGACTTGCTGGGACGCTGA
- the flgC gene encoding flagellar basal body rod protein FlgC, whose product MSFQDISKIAGSAMAAQTVRLNTIASNLANADSVAGSEGETYRARKPVFTAVMDGGAGGRVQVMDVVQSDEPLRKVYEPGHPMANADGMVFYPNVNQVAEMTDMMSASRAFETNVEVLGRIKSMQQSLLKLGEA is encoded by the coding sequence ATGAGCTTCCAGGATATTTCCAAGATCGCCGGTTCGGCGATGGCGGCGCAGACCGTGCGCTTGAATACCATCGCCAGCAACCTGGCCAATGCCGATTCCGTGGCCGGTTCCGAAGGCGAGACCTACCGCGCGCGCAAACCGGTGTTTACGGCGGTGATGGATGGCGGCGCCGGTGGCCGCGTGCAAGTGATGGACGTGGTGCAAAGCGACGAACCGTTGCGCAAGGTGTACGAACCGGGCCACCCGATGGCCAATGCCGACGGCATGGTGTTCTACCCGAATGTCAACCAGGTGGCCGAGATGACCGACATGATGTCGGCCTCGCGCGCCTTTGAAACCAATGTGGAAGTCCTGGGCCGCATCAAGTCGATGCAACAATCCCTCCTCAAATTAGGTGAAGCGTAA